The DNA region AGAGTGGGTGATCAAGGCTGGGAGGGTGGCCCGTCGGACTGGGTGCCCAGACAGCACTACTGCTGCTATTTGCTTCTGACCCTTGACCCTCCAAACTGCCCTTGTGAAAAATTGCCAATTCCCTCCTCCTAGTCCCCTTTCTCACTTCTGGggtgaaaatgagagaaaaaaaaaaaaaaatccatgtcaCTTTTCAGCCAAACCAATCTCTGGGTTTTATTCCAAACTACCTTCAGAGTTAAACGCATCTGTTTTCTCAGCCTTACTTCCCCAACAAGGCTCTCTCTGATCCACAGGTGGGAGCTGGTGGCAGTGCTCAGGCAAATTCCAGCCTGGGACCTAAGGTGTTTTTCCACATTTCCTTATTTACTGCCACAAAGAGGCTAGGGCCACCTAACTTCTGTCATCTACATCTGTGGTTCCAGTAGTTTATGCTATGATCTCCTGCCTTAagaagacagattttaaaaatagttggaGATGTATGTTTAGCAATCTAAGTATATAAGTAAAGACACTGTGTATGACTCATTGGCACCCGTATGAATTCGTGGCCAAAtgtcctttattaaaaaaaacagctttgaCAGTACACAATGTGGCTACAGGATTTTTctaacaaatgatttttttttttttaatctccttaaaTTTGAAGTTAAAGCTGTTAGGTTCTAACCCAGTCTCAGGGCTAATTGGCTCAAGACCTCTGTGCCCAGTGATGCCACTTGACCCTCTCAGGGGTCAGTGTCCAGGTCAGGGAGCTGTGCAGCTCCCTCCAAAGCCAGCTCTCCTACTGGCCAGCAAGCAAATTCCAAGGGATAGACAGGATTAAGGGCTCCAAAGAGGattccccagccctcccccaaagGAGGATAAAAAACTCTAGTCTAGTTCTGGAACAAAAATAAGCCCCAACCAAGGAGAAAGTGCCTGTTTAGATAGCCGGTGGCCCTTCCTAAAGCTTGCACCCCTTCCAGGCTGACTGGGCAGAGCCCTTTTCAATAGGCAAGGGTGTGCAGAAGTGTGTAATCGTGTGCTAAAAGAAAGCACGTTGCATGAACTTCTATTTGCACACTCTCCTAAGCTTAGGCCCCAAAGGATTAAGGTAATAAAAACTGCTTACCTCTTATTgcaatttgttttcttgtctaggaaacaaaaccaagacacacacacaggccaaAACACACTTCATTTCACCTCATCCTCTTTCCAAACTGCCCCACCTGGAGAATGGGACTCACCGGCAGGAGTGGGGACACCAAGCTCAGACTCAGTGTAAACACGCCCCCGCAGCACAGGCGGTAACCTATTAACTCGGAGGAATCTCGGGTCACTACGAACCGTTTTCTATTAATAGGGTATAAAGCTCCTGCATACATTAGCGGTAATGACCCGGTGGCCCGCGCAAAATTAACTCCTCCCGGGCCATCAAGAGGAAGCCATGTTCTGCCCAGGCAGATGTGTGCTTGAAACGCGCGTATAAACATACACCTACGCACGCAGGGTTTTAGAACCGGTCCCCTTAAACATGCCAGATCCCACTCCCATCCCTAGTCCTGGCGGTTGCAGATGTTCTCCGAGGGGTGTCCCCGGGTAGCGAGTAGTGGCGGCGGAGGTCGTTCGCGTACGGGTCAGCTCAGCTTCGCCACACACACGGCCAAGGCCACAGCCGCCAGCAGCACGGCGCTGAAGATGGTGGCGGCCAGGGCCTTGCTCAGGTCGCAGGGCCCCGTGCGCTGTTCTACGGCCACACCGCGCAACGAGGAGACGCCGGCGCTGGCGCTGGCCAGGAGCTCGGCGCCTGCCGCCTGCCGGGCCTGCACCGTCCAGCGGGGCACGTTGACCTTCATCTCCATATCCTGGATCATCTCGCCCACCTGAAGGATCTCCCGCTCCAGCTGGTGAAGGTCTTCCACGTCGAAGCCGCGCTCTGCCTCGTGCCGCAGGCTGCGGGCGCTCAGGGCGCGCGCCGCTACGCTCGCGGCGCCTCCTTCCACCCCGGTACGCACGAGCGGCCGCCGCGGCGCATGCAGCGGAAACTCGGTGCTCAAGGTCAGCGCACGCCGCATGTCCGCTTCCAGCAGGTCCAGGCAGCCGGAGAAGGCCACCCAGAGGCGCTCGAACTCGGCGCGTTCCTCGGCGCCCAGGCCCCGGTCGCGCAGCGGAGCTGTCAGTCGGGCGCGGATGGCCACCGCCAGCTCTTGCGCCTTCTGGCGCGTCTTCTGCAGCTCCTCTCGCAGGTTCTGCGAGTCCGCGGAGCCGCCGATGGTCAGCACCAGGTGGTGGTAGCATGCAGTCGCCTTATTGAGCGCGTCCAGTAGTGCCTTGCACTCCTCCTTCGTCATGGCGCTGCTCTTCGGCGCAGCCCGGCCGCCTGCGCCCCTCTCAGCCTCACGCCCTCAGCGCAGCAGGACACAGCCAGCCCCGACGGCGTCCCCTGGCCAGGCGGCCCGAGCACTCCTCATGGCCTGAGACGAGCTAGGCGCTGCCGCTGCTGTCGACGGAGCCGCTCAGGATCCACGACGTGCGCTTCCGCGGACTCGGCGCGGAGAGAGAGCCCCGTTAGCTGTTTCCCATCCCCTCGTCCATCCTCCCCAGGTGCGCTCCTAGTCACACGCCGAATCTCTGCGCAGCCCTCGCCTCCACGGTAGCCACCTGCGAAGCCCGGGTTGCAGTCGCCATCCTCCTCCGGTGCAGTCGCCAGGGCTAGCCGGCCGCGGAGCCGCGCCCTCCGCCTTAGCTGCTGCCAAGGGCGGCCGGGTCGGATTTCTTAGGATCCGCCCACCCCCTCCCGTCCTCGCTGGGCGCTTCCATCCCCTGGACCAGGGATAGGCGGGGCCCCACGCGGGAGGTCACGTGTAGGTCTCCATCACCCCCTCCGCACCCCATTACTGTCTGGAATATTAGCGCTCGTCAGATCCAATCCTCCTCTATTTTACggaaggggaaactgagactcgaTAAAAAAAAAGGCGGCTAAGATCACGCCACGTCCATGCAAGTGAAGGGGCTAGAACCCAGGTACCCTGACTCAGTCGGGCGCGGATGGCCACCGCCAGCTCTGAGACCCTGCTAGCGATGGAGTGGTATGCCTCGTAAGACTGGGCACCTCCGTCTCCCAAAACGAGCAGTAAAGGGCGATCTGCGGGGCGGGACGGCTCCCAGAATCTCCCCTTCCTAGTCCAGCCCGCTTTCCAGCAACAGAGCTTGGACCCCACCCCTTGGATCAGATCTGCTCTCGGCCCCGCCCACTCCCGTTCCGGGCACGCGCAGTCGGTGGCTCTGGGCCGGTCCAGCCTGAGTAGGAAGTGCTGTGTGCCGCCTGAGCCCCACCCCCGGCTGGGCGGACTCAATGATTGCTCTGCGCACGCGTCACTCTGAATAAAGACGACCTCTCATTGGGCTGACCAGAGATCTTGAGGCGCGGCTCCGCCCAACGGGGGTGGGCGGTGGAGTCGATCCGCCGCGTTGGGGTGGTGGGCCTGAGGTCTGAACCGAGGGGCCGGGAGGGGTCGGCGCAGCTCTGGGAGGAGCGGGGAGTGCAACTATGTAGCCTTTTAAGTAAGTGTCctccctcctgtctcctcccGCGCCCTCCTTCCCTCGGGACTGCTGCGCCTCGGGGCCCAGAGGCCGGGCGGGGCCCCGGagctgg from Balaenoptera musculus isolate JJ_BM4_2016_0621 chromosome 19, mBalMus1.pri.v3, whole genome shotgun sequence includes:
- the LOC118884542 gene encoding regulator of G-protein signaling 9-binding protein — its product is MTKEECKALLDALNKATACYHHLVLTIGGSADSQNLREELQKTRQKAQELAVAIRARLTAPLRDRGLGAEERAEFERLWVAFSGCLDLLEADMRRALTLSTEFPLHAPRRPLVRTGVEGGAASVAARALSARSLRHEAERGFDVEDLHQLEREILQVGEMIQDMEMKVNVPRWTVQARQAAGAELLASASAGVSSLRGVAVEQRTGPCDLSKALAATIFSAVLLAAVALAVCVAKLS